From the Saccharomonospora marina XMU15 genome, the window ACGCGGTGTTCGGTCACCACGCACACATCATGCGCGGCGTCGAGACCTATCGCGGTAGGCCGATCTTCCACGGACTCGGCAACTTCGTCACCGTCACCCGTGCCCTCACCCCCGGCAACGGCGAGTCCTCGGCGGAACTGCGGGACTGGGCCAAGCGGCGCAAGGAGCTGTACGGCTTCGCGCCGGACCCGGACATGCCCTGGTACCCGTTCCACCCGCAAAGCCGCAACACCGCGATCGCATGGTGCCGCTTCGACGCATCCGGTCTCGTCGAGGCGGGGTTCACGCCGTGCTGGATCGACGAGTCGGGACGGCCCGTGCCGTGCGGTGACGGCGTCACCGGCGAACGCGTCGCGGGTTACGTGGAGCGGATCACCCGCGCGGCGGGGCTGAACGGACGGTTCGTGCTCCGAGGCGCCGACGCGGTGATCGACCTGCACAGCGAAGAAAGGACAGCATGACCGACCAGCCCCTCGCGGGCCGTACCGTCATCGACCTCACCACCGCACTCGCGGGGCCGTACGCGACCCTGCTGCTCGCCGGGCTCGGCGCGACGGTGATCAAGGTCGAGAACCCGGCCACCGGCGGAGATTCCTCCCGCGACAACGCACCCTACGTCGGCCGGTCCGGACTCTCGCTGACCAGGCAGGCGGACGACGACATGTCGGTGTCCATGCTGGTGCGCGGTCGCAACAAGCTCAGCGTCACGCTCGATCTGAAGAACCCCCGCGCGCAGGCGGTGTTCGCGGACCTGGTGCGCGACGCCGACGTCGTCGTGGAGAACTACAGCCCCGGGGTCACCCGGCGGCTCGGCATCGACTACGAAACCGTCCGCCGCATCAACCCCGGGATCGTCTACACCTCGATCAGTGGCTTCGGCGCGCAGGGTGGCCCCGGGTCGGGCAAGGCCATGGACTCGATCATCCAGGCGCTGTCCGGGGTGATGCTGACCGCGGGCGAGCCGGACGAGGGGCCGGTGCGGTTCGGGCTGCCCGTCGCCGACATGCTCGCGCCGCTGTTCGCCGTCATCGGCACGGTGTCGGCGTTGCTGCAGGCCGAGCACACCGGCGAGGGCCAGCACGTGGACGTCTCGATGTTGGGTGCGCTGACCTCACTGGTGGCGTGCGAGCCGTTCGACGCCTTCGAGGCTGTGGGCCTGCCGCTGCGGACCGGCTCGACGGTGCCGAGGCTGGCGCCGTTCGGCATCCTGCCCGCCGCGGACGGCCACCTCGCGTTGTGCGCGCCCACCGACGCCTTCGCGCACGGCGTGCTGCGCGCGATGGGCCGCGCGGAGTTGATCGACGACGATCGCTTCCGCAGCAGGGACCAGCGCGTCGCGCACGCCGACGAGCTACACGAGCTGATCCGGCTGTGGTGCCGGGACCGACCGGTCGCCGAGGTGCTGCACGCGTTGACGGAGCAGGGGGTCCCCGCCGCGCGGGTGCGTGAACCTCGCGACGCCGTGCGCGATCCGCTCGTCCGTGAGCGGGAGGAGGTCGTGCCGGTGACGCATCCGCGCTACGGCCAGGTCGGCGACCTGGCGGCGACCGGAGTCCCCATCCGGTTCTCCTCCGCGCGAGCGGGATTCGACCGGCCCGCACCGGCACTCGGCGAGCACAACGACGCGGTGTACCGGGGGCGGCTGGGCTACAGCGAGGAACAGCTGTGCGAGCTCGCCGCCGAAGCGGTGATCTGAGGCGTTGCCGGCCGCTACGGAGAGGAGCACGATGTCCGCTGCGCTGATGGCGCTGACAGGCCATGCCGAAGACCGCACGGCCGCCGCCCGCGAGTGGCGCGCGGCGGCGAAACCGGTGGTGGGCTACGTCGGTGCCGACGTGCCGGTGGAGCTGCTGACGGCCGCTGGGGTGCTGCCGCTGCGGCTGGCGGGGTCGCCGCGTGCCGACGACGGCGCGGGCGAGCGGTACCTGGGTCGCGGGCTCGACCCGGCCGTCAGGTCGATCCTGTCGCGGCTGCTGGCGGGCGACTACGGGCAGCTCGACGGGCTGGTCGTCTCCCGCGACTGCGAGGCGTCGCTGCGACTGTTCTACGCGGTCCGGGAGTTGCGCCGGATCGAGCCTGCCACGGCCCTGCCACCGGTGCAGCTGGTCGACGTGCTGCACCTGCCGCACCACACCACCACGCGGTACGTGCTGGCGAAGGTGCGGCAGCTGCGGGCGACCCTGGAAGGCTGGGTCGGGCATGCCATCGCCGATGCCGATCTCACGCGGGCCGTCGTCGCCCACGACCGGCTGCGCGACCTGCTCACCGAGGTGGCGCGGCTGCGAAGGCGGCAGCCAGCACGGCTGACGGGGACCCAGGCGCTGTCGGTGGTTGCCGCCACCACCGCGCTGCCCGTCGAACGCGCCACAGAACTGCTGCAACGCCTGCTGGCCGAGGCGGGGTCGCTGCCCGAGGCCGAGGGTCACCGCGTGTTCCTGACCGGAAGCTCCCACGACTCCCCCGACGTCTACGCGGCACTGGAAGCGGCCGGACTGCTGATCGTCGGAGAGGACCACGACTGGGGCGATCTGCTCTTCCACCGCCGGGTGGGCGGCAGCACCGAGTTGGCGCTCGCGGAGCGATACCAGCACAACGGGCCGTCGGCGGCGCGGGCGTCCATCCGGCGGCGTGCCGCGCACACGGCCGAGGCCGCCTCGGCCTGCGGTGCCCGCGCGCTGCTGTGCTACGCCCGCCGCCACGACGACGGCCCGCCGTGGGACTTTCCCGCACAGCGGGCGGCCACCGGACTGCCCGCCGTGTCGCTGGAGCGCCAGCCCTACGGCGCACTCGACATCGACGCGAGAGCGGTCGCGGCGCGGCTGCGCGTGACCGAGGAGGTGGCTCGGTGAGCGCACGACTGGACACCGCACGCGCGGCGACGACCTACCAGCGGCAGTGGTTCGCCGAGCTGCGACGGCGGGTCGAGGCCGGCGAGCGTTTCGCGCTCGTCAACGCCGACGCGCCGCAGGAGATCCTTCGTGCGATGGGCATCCCCTACGTCGTCAACCAGTGGTGGGCCTCGATCGTCGCCGCGAAGGGCCGCACCCAGGACTACCTCGCGCTGCTGCGGCAACGGGGTTACCCCGACTACGTCGAGCAGTACAGCTCGACCTCGCTGGCCTCGGTGTTCGATCCGGCCCCGGATTCCGCACCGTGGGGTGGGCTGCCGCAACCGTCGATCGTGCTCGCCGAGACGACGGGTGACGCCTCCCGCAAGATCTTCGACATCTGGGACGAGCAACCGGGGACGACCTTCTTCGCGCTGGAGAGCGCCGCGGAGAACGACGTGCCGGTGCACTGGTGGGAGCTGATGCCGCGGCGGTGGGAGGAGGCCATCGGCAGCGACCGGCTCGACCTGCTCGTCGGCGAGTTGGAAGGGCTGATCCGGTTCCTGGAACAGACCACCGGCCTGGTGTTCTCCGCCACCAGGTTCGCCCAGGTCATGGACCTTGTGAACGAGCAGCAGGAGTGGAACCGGCGAACCCGCGACCTGATCGCCAGGGCCCGCCCGTGCCCGCTCACCGTGACCGACAGCATCCCCAGCGTGATGGTTCCGCAGTGGCACCGGGGCACCACCTGGGCACGGGACGCGGCACGCGCGTTGCACGACGAGGTGACGCGGCGGGTGGCCGACGGGACCGCCGTGTGCCGGGACGAGCGGGCGCGGCTGATGTGGATCGGCCGTGGCCTGTGGTTCGACCTGGACTTCTACCGGCGGTTCCAGGAAAGCCACGGTGCGGTGTTCGTGTGGTCGATGTACCTGGCGATCGCCGCCGACGGCTACCTGCGATACGGCGACGACCCGCTGCGGGCGCTGGCGGCCCGCTTCGCCGCGTTCTCCGACCAGTTGTACACGCCGCCGTGGTCGGCGCAGTGGTACGTGAAGGAGGCAAGGCTGCACGGTGTGGACGGCGTCGTGCACCTGGTTTCCGACGACGCGAGGGGCAGCTACTTCACCACCGGCGCGCTGGAGGCGGCGGGCATTCCGGTGTTGGAGGTACATGCCGACAACGTCGACGCCCGCGGCACCGATCCCGCCGCCCTCACCGACGCGGTGGCCGACTGGCTGGAGCACCGGATACTGCCGCGCGGCTGACCGGTGCACACAGTCCACACCGGACACTCAGCCCGCCGCCAGCAACGCACCGCGAGTCCCCCGCTCCCGCCCGCGAGTCCCCCACTCCGGACCGCGAGTTCTGCACTGCCGACTCCGAGTTTCGCACTGCCGACCGCGAGTTCCGCACTGCCCACCGGGAATCGCGACGCTGAAGAACAATTCAGCCAGCGACAATTTCGGTACACTCAGCGACAATTCTTCGAAAAAGATCTAGTGACTTTTGTGACCGTGGTCATTGCACCAAGGCCGGGCCGCTGAGCAGGATGTTCGGCAATCCCCTCAGCCGCGTGGCCCCGAAGGAGAAGTTGCCCGTGCCCGATCTCTTCGCACCATTCACGGGCGGTCGGCCGTGCCGCTGAACGAACAGGAACGGCATGCGCTGTTCGAACTCGAACGGAACCTGCGAACCGAAGACCCGCGACTGGCTCACGTACTCGCGAACGTCGACCGCACCGAGCACACCACGTCGATCTGGCTCACGTTGTTGATCCTGGCCGCGGTCGGAGCCGGGCTGGCGCTGCTGGTTTTCGGCTGGGTGCTTCCCGGCCTGCTCGTCATCGGTGCGGGCACCGCTGGACCCGTCCTGTGGGCTTCCAGACGCTACTACCACCCCGATTGCCACCACGTCGTGTCCGCGGCGCAGAACCACTGCCCGCGTTGCACGCCCTCCCCCGCCTGACTCGCCGACCACCTCACGCCCGCAGGCCGAGCAGCAGCGGCACCGTGGCGGCGAGCAGCGCCGCGGCCAGCACCAGGTTGACCGCGCGCGCCACCCGAGGGCGCGCAGAAACCCTGGCCAACCAGCCGCCCGCTGCCGCCCAGCCAAGGTGGACGACCACGATCAGCACAGCCAGCACCGTCGTCTCGGCCACCGCCTCGGCGCCGACGGGCAGGCCGAGCCGGTGCGAAGCCAACAGCGCACCGAGTGCGGCGTAGGCCTTGGGGTTGGCCACACCGACCACGACACCCTGCACCGCGGTGGGCCTGGCACGCGTCTCGTGCTCGCCTGCGGCGAGTGGTGGCGCGGTCGCGATCTTCCATGCCAGCCACACCAGGTAGGCGACAGCGGCGGCCGTCAGCACCGTCCCCAGTTCCGGCTGGGTGAGCACCACCGAAGCCAGCCCTGCCGCGACGGCGAGGAGCGCCAGCGTGGTTCCCGCCATGCTGCCGAGCAGATAGGGCACCGAGCGCCGAAGCCCGAACGCGGCGGCCGTCGCCGCCGCACCGACCGTCGCGGGCCCGGGGCTACCCGTCACGGCAAGACCGCTCGCCACGAGAGACACATACGGTCCCAACGTCGCGGAAACGTCCGAAACCACCCGCATCACCCACCTCGCTGTCCCCGGGCCGATAGGCTCGGCCGATGCGGGTGAACGTAGGGCGGTGCGACACCGGTGGTCTTGAATCGTTGTGTCACCACCTGCCGTCCGCGCCGAAGCAGGGCCGCAGGCTGCGGTTCGGAGGTGGGGCCGCC encodes:
- a CDS encoding 2-hydroxyacyl-CoA dehydratase family protein → MSAALMALTGHAEDRTAAAREWRAAAKPVVGYVGADVPVELLTAAGVLPLRLAGSPRADDGAGERYLGRGLDPAVRSILSRLLAGDYGQLDGLVVSRDCEASLRLFYAVRELRRIEPATALPPVQLVDVLHLPHHTTTRYVLAKVRQLRATLEGWVGHAIADADLTRAVVAHDRLRDLLTEVARLRRRQPARLTGTQALSVVAATTALPVERATELLQRLLAEAGSLPEAEGHRVFLTGSSHDSPDVYAALEAAGLLIVGEDHDWGDLLFHRRVGGSTELALAERYQHNGPSAARASIRRRAAHTAEAASACGARALLCYARRHDDGPPWDFPAQRAATGLPAVSLERQPYGALDIDARAVAARLRVTEEVAR
- a CDS encoding CaiB/BaiF CoA transferase family protein; this translates as MTDQPLAGRTVIDLTTALAGPYATLLLAGLGATVIKVENPATGGDSSRDNAPYVGRSGLSLTRQADDDMSVSMLVRGRNKLSVTLDLKNPRAQAVFADLVRDADVVVENYSPGVTRRLGIDYETVRRINPGIVYTSISGFGAQGGPGSGKAMDSIIQALSGVMLTAGEPDEGPVRFGLPVADMLAPLFAVIGTVSALLQAEHTGEGQHVDVSMLGALTSLVACEPFDAFEAVGLPLRTGSTVPRLAPFGILPAADGHLALCAPTDAFAHGVLRAMGRAELIDDDRFRSRDQRVAHADELHELIRLWCRDRPVAEVLHALTEQGVPAARVREPRDAVRDPLVREREEVVPVTHPRYGQVGDLAATGVPIRFSSARAGFDRPAPALGEHNDAVYRGRLGYSEEQLCELAAEAVI
- a CDS encoding LysE family transporter codes for the protein MTGSPGPATVGAAATAAAFGLRRSVPYLLGSMAGTTLALLAVAAGLASVVLTQPELGTVLTAAAVAYLVWLAWKIATAPPLAAGEHETRARPTAVQGVVVGVANPKAYAALGALLASHRLGLPVGAEAVAETTVLAVLIVVVHLGWAAAGGWLARVSARPRVARAVNLVLAAALLAATVPLLLGLRA
- a CDS encoding 2-hydroxyacyl-CoA dehydratase family protein, which produces MSARLDTARAATTYQRQWFAELRRRVEAGERFALVNADAPQEILRAMGIPYVVNQWWASIVAAKGRTQDYLALLRQRGYPDYVEQYSSTSLASVFDPAPDSAPWGGLPQPSIVLAETTGDASRKIFDIWDEQPGTTFFALESAAENDVPVHWWELMPRRWEEAIGSDRLDLLVGELEGLIRFLEQTTGLVFSATRFAQVMDLVNEQQEWNRRTRDLIARARPCPLTVTDSIPSVMVPQWHRGTTWARDAARALHDEVTRRVADGTAVCRDERARLMWIGRGLWFDLDFYRRFQESHGAVFVWSMYLAIAADGYLRYGDDPLRALAARFAAFSDQLYTPPWSAQWYVKEARLHGVDGVVHLVSDDARGSYFTTGALEAAGIPVLEVHADNVDARGTDPAALTDAVADWLEHRILPRG
- a CDS encoding DUF3040 domain-containing protein; its protein translation is MPLNEQERHALFELERNLRTEDPRLAHVLANVDRTEHTTSIWLTLLILAAVGAGLALLVFGWVLPGLLVIGAGTAGPVLWASRRYYHPDCHHVVSAAQNHCPRCTPSPA